In Acetonema longum DSM 6540, the sequence ATTCACCGATACTTTTGCCGGGGAAATGATAACCTCTAATCTGCTCCAAGGCACAATTAGCCTGAATCCAGGATAAATCCAGCCACAGTGTAGTGCCTTGCGGTTGACCTTCGCGGGGGATAACCGCGGCCATGCATTCAACCTGTTCCAGACCGGTGTAATACAGCAGGTTTTCCCTGTCCAGAATTAAACAAATGTCCATATGGGCTGCCTGCATAGCTTTCTGCAGGTGCTTGATCCGGTTTTGATGGATCACCTTATTCATAACGGTACCTCCTTTTTGGGGTTTCGTTTTCCTTGCCGCAAACAGCCCCGTGAGGCTCAGTCCCTATGCGTACAGACCACATCCAGCTTCAAATCCAGCAGCGGCGCGTCAATGATTTGGGTCCCCACATCCAGGATGTCTACATCCAGCCTGAGCATATCCGGAATATCGGCTATTTTTACCTGACCGGCAAAGGCGATGCTGACCTTCTCCCTCGCCCCAAGATCCCGCACTGTCTGCACGACTGTTGCCAAATCAGTCCTCGAGCCGGTATCCACCATCAAAATCCGCGCATTCCCGGCCAGGGCCGCCCGGGTTTCAGCGGCAATATCCTCGATTTCACCCCGCAGCTGGATTGCTTTTACCATGCTGTTCAAGCCGCTGACAGCAGCCAGGGTCGGTCCCACACCGCCCAAAATCCGCACGTAGTTTTTATCCAGATAAACAAAAGGTTGGTCAGTGATCCGTACGGCCGCGCCGCCTGCGGTAATCGCTTCACGCAGCAAACCTTTAAATTCTCGGGGCATCTTCTTCCAGGCGCCGCTAACGACTTTCAGCCGGCCTTGTGCCAGATCAACCGCCCTGCGGGCGGCGGTGGCGATCCCCGATGGCTTGGCAATGTAGCCCAGCACCATGTCCTCCGCCTGAGCGATCACCTTGGGAGTCGCTGTAAAGGACAGGACAAGATCACCCGCTGCCAAAGCGGCGCCGTCATTCTCCATATGACGGATCACAGCACCCAACGACTCCAGAGTTTCCCGGACGCAACGCATGCCGCAGATGACTCCGGCATCCCATACTGTAACGTTTGCTGTAAACTCCCGATGCTGCACAGTGGCAAAAATATCGTCGCGCAAATCTTTAGGCTGGTTCATAGCTACCTCCTTAGCAAGGATCAAGTTTTTATATTCACAAACCGGGATACAACGACACCGCAAACAATATTTCATTGGCCAGAGCGGCGGCGAGTACCCTTCCGTTTGTTCTACATTGTAGAACTTCATTCTCGTTGTATTATTATTTTCTTCTTTTTTCTTGATATTCCTGCAACTCGAAATATTTTTTATTAAGGCCCTTCAAAGCGATTAAAAAGATGATAACATTATTATATATAGATAATATTATCTAAATAACAGCAATGAAAAATATGTACCTCCCGCCACTAATTTTACGACTTCCGTAAAAAGCTCTTTTGTTTTTCAGAATTTTGATGTACAATAATAATATAGTGAAAATTAAGAACGCAGTGCTACAATGTAGAACTAATTAAGAAATGTGCTTATCCATACCATATTGCCGGTTATGTTTTGAAATAAAGAGGTGAAGAAATGGGCTTAAATCTTTTGCAAAAAACCGAGCTGTGGGTCAATAATATTGTATTGAACAATGTCAACCTGACGTCTTTGGCTCAAACCGTGGCAGGGGTTCTGGGCGTTGACAGCGCCAAGGTTCTTGTTGTGGATGTACGCCAGAACCATATCACGCTGGATATCCTTAAGCAGGATATTTCTATTGAAAATATCGTCGGGAAAGAGAGCCAGATCATCAGTGCGCTAGCAAGACTTGAAGGAGTAGAAACGACCCAAGACACCTATATTCACTCTGCCGGAATACTTGGGCTTGTTTGTTTGAACCCGGAAGATGCCGCCGGACTGGGCCAAAAGGTCGACAGCATGGTGGAGGAAATGCGGGGGCGCATCGCGAAGCGCGCCATCATTTTCCCTACCGGATTTGAGTTAAAAGAAAAAATGATTGAAGACACCAATACTCCTTATCTAAAAGAACTGCTCGAAAAGGAGGGGTATAAGGTCACTGTCGGCGATATTCTGGAAGATGATATCGATACTATGGAATACACGCTGTCTGACGCAGTCTCGCGCGCATACGGACTTATCATTACAACTGGGGGAGTGGGGGCGGAAGATAAAGATAAGACGGTTGAGAGCGTCTTAAGGATTGACGCCGCAGCGGCTACACCTTATATTGTAAAGTTTCAGCAGGGAACCGGACGCCATGTAAAAGACGGTGTCCGCATCGCTGTTGGTTCTGTGGGCCCTTCTTATTTGATCTCCCTTCCCGGTCCCCATGATGAAGTGCAGATAGCGTCCCAAGAGCTGCTTGCATGTTTAAAAAATCAATGTCCCAAAGAAGTCATGGCACAGCGCATTGCAACTGTGCTGGCTGAAAAATTAATGCAGAAAAAATTTCATCACGAGATGCATCTGCAAAAGAAAAAATGCAGGGGGATGAATGGGTCACAAACTGAGTGAAATGTAATGAATGCGAAAAAATGTACCCGATTGGAGAATTTAGGAGGGAAAAAATGAACTGTAAAGAAGCGGCTGAAATACTGTGGAATGCCGAAAAAAAATGCAGCCAGGCCGGCAAGCTTACTGACACCTACCCCGACATGTCCATAAAAGATGCATATGAAATCCAGCTTATCAATGTGGCGAGAAAAGCAGCCTCAGGCGAAAAAATCATCGGCATGAAAATCGGCCTGACAAGCAAGGCCATGCAGAATCTTTTGCATGTCAGTGAACCGGACTACGGTCATTTGACGGACAAAATGCTGCTGCCGGAAGGGGACGCCTGTCTGATGGATACCCTAATTCAGCCTAAAGTGGAAGGCGAATTGGCTTTTTGCCTGAAAAAAACCCTGCGGGGCCCCGGGGTCACCCTGGCGGATGTTTATAACGCTACCGACTGGGTTGTCCCGTCGATTGAAATTGTGGACAGCCGCATCAAGGACTGGAAAATCGCCTTGCCGGACACCATTGCTGACAACGGTTCCAGCGCAAGATTTATACTGGGAAGCAGAATGACGCCGATCGGCAGCGTCGATATGCGGCTGGTGGGCATGACTTTGGAAAAAAACGGCGAACTGGTCAACAGCGGAACCGGAGCCGAGGTGTGGGGCAATCCCGCGGCGGCAGTGGCCTGGCTGGCCAACAAGCTCTTTGAGTTCGACATTGAACTCAAAGAAGGGAATATCGTGCTGGCCGGCGCCGTCACAGCAGCGCAGCCGGCTAAGGCCGGCGATTGCTTTACTGTCAGCTTCCAGGGCATGGGAAGCGTATCCGTACGGTTCCAGTAGTACAAGTTGTTCAGGGGAACAAGGAAAGGGAAGAATATTATGGAAAAAATAAAAGTTGGTATTATCGGTCCCGGCAATATTGGGACGGACTTAATGTACAAGGTTATGAGAAGCAAATATCTGCAGATGCATCTTCTTGCCGGCATTGTAGAATCGGAAGGCATCACCCGAGCCAGGAATATGAACGTTAAAACTTCCATCCAGGGCGTTGACGCCGTGGCGGCAGATCCCCAAATAAAAATCGTCTTTGATGCGACAAGCGCCAAAGCTCACCTGCATAATGCTCCGATTCTGAAAGCCGCCGGCAAAATTGTGATGGACATGACCCCGGCAGCGGTCGGCCCTTATGTGGTCCCCTGTGTCAATTTGGCCCACCTTGCCGATGTTGAAAATTTTAACATGGTCACCTGCGGCGGACAGGCCACCGTGCCGATTGCCTATGCCATTAACCAGGCCGCCGACTCCGTCTATACGGAAATCGTCGCCAGCTTGTCCTCGAAAAGCGCCGGCCCCGGCACGCGGGCCAATATCGACGAGTTCACCGAAACTACCAGAAAAGCGCTGGAGATTGTCGGAGGGGCCGATAAAGCCAAGGCGGTCATTGTCTTAAACCCGGCGGACCCGCCTCTGATGATGACTAATACGATTTATTCCATCGTGAAGCATCCTGACAGGGAAAAAATTATTCACAACGTCAATGAAATGGTGAAAAAGGTCCAGAAATATGTGCCCGGATACCGGTTAAGAGTCCCGCCGGTAGTAGACGGGGAAAAGGTCACAGTGATTGTTCAGGTGGAAGGCGCAGGCGATTTCCTGCCGAAATATTCGGGCAATCTCGATATCATCAATGCAGCAGCCGTGGAAGTGGCTGAGACGATCGCGCAGAATATGCTGAAAAAGGACGGGCACGACCATGAATAAACAAAAAATACACATTGTCGACACAACGCTTCGCGACGGCAGCCATGCGGTAAGCCACAGTTTCACGACGGAGCAGGCGGCGGAAATAGCCGGCAGCCTGGATAAAACAGGAGTCAGCCTGATTGAGCTGAGCCATGGAGACGGCATCGCCGGATCATCCATCAATTACGGATTTTCCACAACACCGGAGTTGGAACTGCTAAAAGCGGCGAAACCAGCGGTGAAAAATGCCAAGCTGACAGTTTTGCTGATCCCGGGGATCGGCACTATTGAAGACCTGAAAGAAGCCGAAGAGTGCGGCATTGCGGCGGTAAGGGTCGCAACCCATGTTACCGAGGCCGATACCGGCATTCAGCACATTCAATATGCCAAGAGCGCGGGCCTGATGGCCGTCGGGTTTCTCATGCTGAGTCATATGGCTTCACCGGAAAAAATCGTGGAACAGGCGAAAATTTTCGTGGACGCCGGCGCCGATTATATCAATATTGCCGATTCCGCAGGATATATGGTGCCGAATGATGTCCGGGCGAGAATCAGCCTGTTGAAATCCTCCATTGATATTCCGGTTGGGTTCCATTCCCACAATAATTTAGGCTGTGCCATAGCCAATTCACTGGCAGCCGTGGAAGAAGGGGCTACCTACATTGACGCTACCTGCCGCGGGCTGGGCGCCGGTGCGGGCAACACTCAAATCGAGGTTTTATGCGCCGTATTGAACCGTCTGGGTTATGACACCGGCGTAGATATTTATGGGCTGATGGATGTGGCGGAAAAAAATGTTGAGCCGGTCATGCAGCGCCCGCAGATGATTAATACTGCGTCACTGATGCTTGGCTATGCCGGGGTTTATTCCAGCTTCCTCTTGCATACTTACCGGGCGGCTGAAAAGTTCGGCCTGAACCCCAGGGATATTCTGGTGGAACTGGGCCGGCGCCAGATGGTGGGGGGGCAGGAGGATATGATTGTGGATGTCGCCTATGCCCTGGTGCAGCAACAAAAAAATAAATAAAACAGGTTCCTCTCGTATCGCCGAAAAACTTCGGGCATTGTTGGCCCTTGACGGCCAATGGGATAAACGAAAAATAAGACGATTAAAGGGGCGATAGCTATGAAAAGGGTTACGATTCAGGCTCAAGTCAATCCAGATATATGCAGGGGATGTAAGATTTGTGAAAAAGTCTGCCCTGTATACGCCATCCGGGTCACAGACAAAAAAGCGCAGGTGACGGCGGATGAATGCCGCGGCTGCGCCAACTGCGCCGACCGTTGTCCGTTTTATGCCATAACCATGGTAAAACGGGACAATCCGTTGGTCATTCAGGCGGACGTATCCCGGCAGGACCCGGAAAAAATCCGCGCCCTATGTGAAAAAGCGCACTTTAACCCCGAGCAGGTGCTATGCTATTGCGTAGGCGTGCGGGCTGAGGAAGTGGCTGCCGCTATCCTGGCCGGCGCCAGAACCCCGGAAGCAGTATCTGCCGTAACGGGTATCCGCACCGGCTGTACGATAGAGTGTATTCAGCCCCTCTTGCGCATGCTTACGGCGGCCGGAATCGAGCTAAAACCGAATCCCAACGGCTGGCAGTGGTACGGCGAAACAGCAACCGCCTGGACCCTGCCGGAGGATGTCAAGGCAAAATACAACAGCCGGGGATTTTTCTTTGATGAAGACCGAAAACTGCTGGATGAAATCGCCAAGCAGAAAGGGGATGAGTAAAATGGCCAGACAGAATTTGAAGCATCCGGTCATTATGCCCATCGTGCCGAAAGCGTCGCAATACGGTATTGATCCTGCATTGGTAAAACAGCGCGCGGCCGAACTGCCCGGCATGTGCTCACTGTGGCTGGCCGAAATTTTTCCCGAACTGCCGCCCGTGATCTATCCCGGAGCGTCGGATGCCCTGGATCGGCTCTATGAGGTAGCCAAGGAAGAACTTCGCAAAGTGGACATGAGTTTCATCAAACCCGGACAAAGTGTCAATATCCTGGCTTCCCATCATGGCTTTACCCTGTTGGGCGGGCATCCCTACGCCATACTCATCAAGGCTACCCGGGATATCATTCAGGAAAAGACCGGATGCACCAATATCCGCCTCCGCGCCGGGGTAGGGATGCGTTTCCGCGAAACCGAAGAGTATATAAAGCGCTATGAACTGGACAAGCATTTTGGTCCGGGAAAAACCAAAGGAGTAGCGCCAATCGACGAGGGGATAGCGATTGAAACTGAGATCGGCAATCTTTATGGCCTGAAGGATGTCTATGATGCGGATTGGATTGTGCACTGCCACCATACCGATGTGCGCGAAGTGCATTTCCACCGCCAGATTGATAAGGCTGTAAAGCCGTTCGGGATGTCCTACGCCCGCATTGAAACCCGTTCAACCTATCATCAGAATTTGGGCCCGCGAGCCGCTAATTTTACAGCGCGCGCTCTGTTTGAGTCCAAGTTTGTACAGAGCAAATTCGCCTTCGCCTCTTTCCTGAATGTGGGCCCGCATGGGGTAATCGGCGTAGACGCCGACAACGATTTGTACGCTGTCAACGACCGGGCCACCTTTGTGGGGTGCCAGCTTTATGGCAAGATTATGACTCTCTTCGGCGAAATTGATCAGTGCATTGCCGTGCTCGACTTTCCTTGTCCGGTTCCTTATGTGTTTTCCGCCGGCGTCATTTACGCCAATTTTGCCGGCGCCAATACCGACCTGTATGATATGGAAAGTCCGCTGCCGCCCTATACCTGGTACACGGAAGCCTTCTACAAAAAGAGCGGCAGCCCGATCTTGCCGGAGATACCGCCCTTGAATCCGGCTATTAGAATGTGTGTGCATAATTATGCCTGGACCGGCTATCCGTCAGCGTTCTTTTCCGACCATATCCCTACGGTGGTTGTCGGTCAGGAGCAAGCCGATCTCTTTGACGTGGAACCCATGAATATCGAGTACATGAGCCATGCTGTGACGGCCAAAACAACGGAAAGCGCCATGAACTTTGCGTACAAGACGACCGGTACTGATAAGGTCATTATTTTCGACGGCGCTATGGGCGGTTTGAATTGTTCAGACTCCCTGGCCGATTTGCTGATTGAGAAAGCCCCGGAGGTAAGCGACCGTGTTGACAAGATTCTGCTCCCCAAGTGGCTGAAACAGAGGGGTGTAGATATATCAATCCTGCGATAAAAAAAGAGGAGGTTCAGTATGCAGTGCAAATCTTTGCGTGAATGGATGAAGACCCTGGAGCAAAATGGCCTGATGAAGCATGTGAAAAAAGAGATCAAGCTGGAGTTTGAGCTGGCTGCGGTTGGCAAGAAGACCTGCGGCAAGTACGCTCTCTGCTTTGATCACCCGGTCGGTCAAAACCTGCCAAAAGGAAATAAGATACCGGTCGTTACCGCCTTGACCGGCAACCGGGAAATGTACGCCCAGGCCATGGGCGTAACGGTGGCTGAAATGAGCGGGCATTTTGCCGCCGCCCAGTCCAATCCCGTCCCGCCGGTAATTGTCGAAAATGCCAAAGCGCCTGTAAAAGAATGCATAACCAAGGACGTAAACCTGTACGACCTGCCCATTCCCGTTCATCACGAGAAGGACAACGGCCAGTATATTACGGCTGGCGTGGTTGTGGCCAAGAATCCCAAGACCGGCGAGCGAAACGTGTCCATCCACCGGCTGCAGGTTACCGATAAAAACCATCTGGGCGTTCTTCTCCTGCCGCGGCATCTAATGGCGCTTCACAGAATGGTTGAAAAAGACGGACAGCCATTGGATGTTGCCATTTGCATCGGCTTGGACCCGATCACGCTGCTTGCGTCGCAGGCGATTACCGCCCTGGGCTTTGATGAATTCGGCATCGCGGGCGCTCTCTACGGCAAGCCGATGGAACTGGTTAAGGGGGAAACGGTAGATTTGGAGTATCCTGCTCATGCGGAAATCGTGCTGGAGGGCAAAATTCTGCCCAACATCCGCCAGCCGGAAGGCCCCTTCGGCGAATATCCCAAATACTACGGCCCCAAGAAAGACCGGGAAGTGATCGAACTTACCTGCATGGTATCCCGCAGGGACCCGATCTATCAGACCATTGTTCCCGCCACTGACGAGCATACCATGATGGGAGCGGTTGCCCGTGAAGGCGGGGTATTGAAGATTATCCAGCACGCTGTGCCAACCGCCAAAGCGGTTCATCTGACGCCGGGCGGGACCGGCCGCTATCACCTGGTGATCCAGATCGACAAGAAGAATGCCGGCGAGGCTAAGAATGCAATTTTTGCCGCTCTGGGCAGCAGCCAGGAAATCAAGCATGTGGTCGTCGTCGATACGGATGTTGATATTTTCGATCCCGTTGACGTGGAATGGGCAATTGCCACCCGCTGCCAGGCGGACAGAGATGTCTTCATCGTAGCGGGCGCCTGCGGCAATAAGCTGGACCCATCTACAGACGACGGCCTCTCTGCCAAGATGGGCATTGATGCTACAGTACCCATGAAGGATAAAGGGACCGATAAATTTTTGCGCATAAGCATTCCTGGTGAAAATGACATTGACCTGGGAAGCTATCTGTCGTAAAACCGCAGGAAAATTCTAAGCCGCACAAATGCATATTCAGGGCTGGCGGCGAGTCATGCCAGGACGATGTGAGACCTGGGAAAAACGGTTCACACCGTCCTGGGAACATCAAAAACCACCAGCCCCGTCATGCCGAGCCGATATGTTGACAATTCATGCGTTATCCGTTTTAAATTTATCTGACGCAATGTTTTCTGGTTATATAAAGTTGTTAGAGAAATAAAGGTGGAGGTAATTGTTATGAATTTGGCGCTGTTCTCCCTATTAGCAGTTATTCTTGTCTTTGTCATCGGGTCATTTCGGCGAAATCCCCTTCATATAGGCTTGTTAGGTTTGCTTGCTGCATATCTAGTAGGACGCATGGCCGGCATACCGGATGCCAAGCTGATGGGATTCTTCCCGACAACGCTGTTTGTCCGCGTGTTCGGCATTATGCTGTTCTTTGGCATCGCACAGGCCAATGGTTCATTGGAACTGCTCGCAAAAAAGATGATGACCAAAACGGGGAAAAATGCCAAACTGCTGCCTTTCTTCATTTTTTACGTGGGAATGATTCTTGGCTCTATCGGCATCAACAGCCTTGCAGGCATGGCCATCCTAAGCGGCATTGGCATCTCACTGGCCAGAGCGGCCGGCGGCAACCCGCTGCTGTTTGGCATTGCGGGAGGCTACGGCGTTGCCGCAGGTTGTTACAGTCCGATCAATGAATATACGGCCAATATCACGGCTGCGGCTGAAATGGCGAAACTGCCGGTTCAACTGGCTCCTATTTATGCCTTTAACATCGTTGCCTTCTCGATAAGCTTTCTCGTGATTTACCTTGTTCTGGGCGGCCTTAAAGCCAAGGGACAGGTGGATGCCGAGCTTTTGAAAGATCTTCCTTCATTTAACCGGAATCAAATCATCAGCATGGCCGGCATTTTTGCGGTTGTGGCCCTAACCATCCTGGGGATTGATGTCGGCTGGGCCGGCCTTATTGTGGCCATTGCCTGCATTCTCCTGAAAACGATTGATACCGTCGAGGTGATCAAGAAGGTATCCCTGCCATCCCTGATCCTCATCTGCGGTGTGGGAACGCTGATCAATCTGGCCTCCTACCTGAAAGGGTTTGAACTGATGAGCGGAGGGCTGGCAGCCATCATGTCCTCAGCCACCGTTTATCCGCTCCTAAGCTTTACTTCCAGTCTTATGTCCCTGTTTACCATATCCCGTCTCTGCGTTCTCACCCTGGTGCCGACGATTCCCGGTATTCTTGAGGCAATCCCCGGCATTTCTCCGCAGCTGGCCATAGCCTCGGTTGCCGCAGGCTCTTTCGCTTCTTCCGTCGGTCCTCTCTCCGCCAACGGAGCCCTGATTATGCAAAACCTGGGCCAGCAGCTGGGCGAGCAGGAAGCGGCAAAGTATTTTACCACGCAGATGCTCATGGGCGTTTTGGGCGCGGTAGTTATAGCGCTAGTATGCTATGCCGGGCCGATACTGGGTATACTCTGATATGATTGTGATTGAAAGGAGAGCCTCCAAAGATGAAGCCTAAACGCATCATTGTCGCCATCACCGGTGCATCAGGCGCTATCCTGGGAATTCGTATCTTGGAGGAACTGCGCCGTTTGGAGGTGGAAACCCATCTCGTCCTTAGCCAGTGGGCGGAGCGCACCATCCGGATGGAAACGGATTATACCGTGGAACAGGTTCGCAGCCTGGCCGGTGTCTGCCATCCGGTGGATGACCTGGCAGCATCCATTTCCAGCGGCTCCTTTCATACTGACGGAATGGTTATCGCGCCTTGCAGCATGAAAACACTGGCGGCTATTGCCTGCGGATTTTCTTACAATTTGATTTCGCGCGCGGCGGATGTGGCGATTAAGGAAAAAAGGCGTCTGGTTTTGGTGCCCAGAGAGACGCCGTTGTCTTCCATTCATCTGCAGAATATGCTGGCGTTATCGAATAACGGCGTTGTTTTACTGCCGCCCTGCGTTGGTTTCTATACCCGGCCCGATACCGTCGAAGCGATAGTAAACCATCTGACCGGAAAAATTCTTGATGTCTTAGGATTTGAGCATCAGCTTTTTCCCCGCTGGACGGGGACGCCCGAAAAGTAAGAAAGACTTTTACAGCGAACCCCCGCCAGACATAGCGGGGGCTTTCTGTCTATTGTCCGTCGGATGCTCATATAAAAACGCCCTCGCCAAGTACCTGCGAGGGCGTTTTTCTGTATTATCCCACCGGGATGGGCAGCACATACCCAATAATACTAATGTAATGGGCCGCGCTGCCGGCCAGCACGAACAGATGCCAGACAGCGTGATGATAGGGAAACCAACGACGGATATAGAACAAGGAGCCGACGGTATAGAAGAGGCCGCCGGCAACCAGCCACCACAGCCCTGTAACCGGCAAAGCGGCGATGAGCGGCTTGATGCAAACCACAATGAACCAGCCCATGAGAAGGTAGCCCAGTGTGGACAGCAGTTTAAACCGCTTGCCCCAGAAAATCTGAAACACAATGCCCAAAAGGGCCACGCCCCACATCAGCCCGAAAACCGTCCATCCCAGCGGGCCGTGAAGCGGCACCAGCATAAAGGGAGTATAGGTGCCCGCGATTAAAAGGTAAATCGCCGCATGGTCGATGGTTTGAAAGATCTTTTTCAACTTTTCGTTGGTAAAGCTGTGATATAGAGTAGAGGCAAGGTATAGCAAAACCAGTGACACGCCGTAGATGCTGAAACTGACCCTGTGCCAAATGCCACCGTACAGGCAGGAAAACACAATTAAAACGACCAATCCGGCCAGGGCCAGAGACGCACCGGCGCCGTGGGTTATAGCATTCCATCTTTCTTCCATATTTTATGAAAACCTCCTGCCGAAAGTCACCGGCTATTTGTTTTAACGCACAACGAATGCGCTGCTGTCAGTCACCATAATTAGTTTTGCCCGAAGCATGTTCCAGGATGCAGGATGCAGCCTTTCTAAAGGATTCTTCCCAGCCTTGATGCGAGGCAAGAGTATATTTTCTGTCCTTGCCGCCGCCGATCGTCTTTAGCATTTTCTTGTCCACCAGTTGTTTTAGCAGCCTGCCGGCCATGGTCTGGGAAACGGACAATAACCCTTCCACATCTTTTCTGGAGATAGTCGCTTGTTGCACCGCAAGTTCCATAATTGATCTTTCACTGTCTTTTAATATATCTTGGGGCAAAAATACATTTTTGTTGGGCAGAACAATTTTAAATGCATTATCAGATGCTTCTATCTGCGGCTTTTTTTCACTGTCCCGATAGCTATCCATAATTCTTTGTATGCCGGTGCCATAGGCTTCAATCAGTTTCAGACGATAAAAGACCGCTGCTAATTTTTCATTGCGGCACTGGGATACGCCAAACAAAATATCATTCAGAGTCAGCCCCTTCACCAAACCGCCAAGAGATACAAACTCGATCCGGTCTTCAAAGATGTTGATGAGGGTACTGCCGCTAAAAGAGTATTCACGGTGAACCAGAGAGTTTAACAGAGCTTC encodes:
- a CDS encoding nicotinate-nucleotide pyrophosphorylase, with amino-acid sequence MNQPKDLRDDIFATVQHREFTANVTVWDAGVICGMRCVRETLESLGAVIRHMENDGAALAAGDLVLSFTATPKVIAQAEDMVLGYIAKPSGIATAARRAVDLAQGRLKVVSGAWKKMPREFKGLLREAITAGGAAVRITDQPFVYLDKNYVRILGGVGPTLAAVSGLNSMVKAIQLRGEIEDIAAETRAALAGNARILMVDTGSRTDLATVVQTVRDLGAREKVSIAFAGQVKIADIPDMLRLDVDILDVGTQIIDAPLLDLKLDVVCTHRD
- a CDS encoding molybdopterin-binding protein, translating into MGLNLLQKTELWVNNIVLNNVNLTSLAQTVAGVLGVDSAKVLVVDVRQNHITLDILKQDISIENIVGKESQIISALARLEGVETTQDTYIHSAGILGLVCLNPEDAAGLGQKVDSMVEEMRGRIAKRAIIFPTGFELKEKMIEDTNTPYLKELLEKEGYKVTVGDILEDDIDTMEYTLSDAVSRAYGLIITTGGVGAEDKDKTVESVLRIDAAAATPYIVKFQQGTGRHVKDGVRIAVGSVGPSYLISLPGPHDEVQIASQELLACLKNQCPKEVMAQRIATVLAEKLMQKKFHHEMHLQKKKCRGMNGSQTE
- a CDS encoding 2-keto-4-pentenoate hydratase, which encodes MNCKEAAEILWNAEKKCSQAGKLTDTYPDMSIKDAYEIQLINVARKAASGEKIIGMKIGLTSKAMQNLLHVSEPDYGHLTDKMLLPEGDACLMDTLIQPKVEGELAFCLKKTLRGPGVTLADVYNATDWVVPSIEIVDSRIKDWKIALPDTIADNGSSARFILGSRMTPIGSVDMRLVGMTLEKNGELVNSGTGAEVWGNPAAAVAWLANKLFEFDIELKEGNIVLAGAVTAAQPAKAGDCFTVSFQGMGSVSVRFQ
- the dmpG gene encoding 4-hydroxy-2-oxovalerate aldolase; this encodes MNKQKIHIVDTTLRDGSHAVSHSFTTEQAAEIAGSLDKTGVSLIELSHGDGIAGSSINYGFSTTPELELLKAAKPAVKNAKLTVLLIPGIGTIEDLKEAEECGIAAVRVATHVTEADTGIQHIQYAKSAGLMAVGFLMLSHMASPEKIVEQAKIFVDAGADYINIADSAGYMVPNDVRARISLLKSSIDIPVGFHSHNNLGCAIANSLAAVEEGATYIDATCRGLGAGAGNTQIEVLCAVLNRLGYDTGVDIYGLMDVAEKNVEPVMQRPQMINTASLMLGYAGVYSSFLLHTYRAAEKFGLNPRDILVELGRRQMVGGQEDMIVDVAYALVQQQKNK
- a CDS encoding (2Fe-2S)-binding protein; this encodes MKRVTIQAQVNPDICRGCKICEKVCPVYAIRVTDKKAQVTADECRGCANCADRCPFYAITMVKRDNPLVIQADVSRQDPEKIRALCEKAHFNPEQVLCYCVGVRAEEVAAAILAGARTPEAVSAVTGIRTGCTIECIQPLLRMLTAAGIELKPNPNGWQWYGETATAWTLPEDVKAKYNSRGFFFDEDRKLLDEIAKQKGDE
- a CDS encoding UbiD family decarboxylase, with protein sequence MQCKSLREWMKTLEQNGLMKHVKKEIKLEFELAAVGKKTCGKYALCFDHPVGQNLPKGNKIPVVTALTGNREMYAQAMGVTVAEMSGHFAAAQSNPVPPVIVENAKAPVKECITKDVNLYDLPIPVHHEKDNGQYITAGVVVAKNPKTGERNVSIHRLQVTDKNHLGVLLLPRHLMALHRMVEKDGQPLDVAICIGLDPITLLASQAITALGFDEFGIAGALYGKPMELVKGETVDLEYPAHAEIVLEGKILPNIRQPEGPFGEYPKYYGPKKDREVIELTCMVSRRDPIYQTIVPATDEHTMMGAVAREGGVLKIIQHAVPTAKAVHLTPGGTGRYHLVIQIDKKNAGEAKNAIFAALGSSQEIKHVVVVDTDVDIFDPVDVEWAIATRCQADRDVFIVAGACGNKLDPSTDDGLSAKMGIDATVPMKDKGTDKFLRISIPGENDIDLGSYLS
- a CDS encoding SLC13 family permease, with product MNLALFSLLAVILVFVIGSFRRNPLHIGLLGLLAAYLVGRMAGIPDAKLMGFFPTTLFVRVFGIMLFFGIAQANGSLELLAKKMMTKTGKNAKLLPFFIFYVGMILGSIGINSLAGMAILSGIGISLARAAGGNPLLFGIAGGYGVAAGCYSPINEYTANITAAAEMAKLPVQLAPIYAFNIVAFSISFLVIYLVLGGLKAKGQVDAELLKDLPSFNRNQIISMAGIFAVVALTILGIDVGWAGLIVAIACILLKTIDTVEVIKKVSLPSLILICGVGTLINLASYLKGFELMSGGLAAIMSSATVYPLLSFTSSLMSLFTISRLCVLTLVPTIPGILEAIPGISPQLAIASVAAGSFASSVGPLSANGALIMQNLGQQLGEQEAAKYFTTQMLMGVLGAVVIALVCYAGPILGIL
- a CDS encoding UbiX family flavin prenyltransferase; the encoded protein is MKPKRIIVAITGASGAILGIRILEELRRLEVETHLVLSQWAERTIRMETDYTVEQVRSLAGVCHPVDDLAASISSGSFHTDGMVIAPCSMKTLAAIACGFSYNLISRAADVAIKEKRRLVLVPRETPLSSIHLQNMLALSNNGVVLLPPCVGFYTRPDTVEAIVNHLTGKILDVLGFEHQLFPRWTGTPEK
- the trhA gene encoding PAQR family membrane homeostasis protein TrhA, producing the protein MEERWNAITHGAGASLALAGLVVLIVFSCLYGGIWHRVSFSIYGVSLVLLYLASTLYHSFTNEKLKKIFQTIDHAAIYLLIAGTYTPFMLVPLHGPLGWTVFGLMWGVALLGIVFQIFWGKRFKLLSTLGYLLMGWFIVVCIKPLIAALPVTGLWWLVAGGLFYTVGSLFYIRRWFPYHHAVWHLFVLAGSAAHYISIIGYVLPIPVG